A window of the Synechococcus sp. JA-3-3Ab genome harbors these coding sequences:
- the rplT gene encoding 50S ribosomal protein L20 produces MRVKRGNVARKRRKKILKLAKGFRGAGSKLFRTANQQVMKALRSAYRDRRRKKRDFRRLWIARINAATRAQGLRYSEFIDGLKKGNIQLNRKMLARLAFLDPEAFTQVVEAARQARAS; encoded by the coding sequence ATGAGAGTCAAACGCGGCAATGTTGCCCGCAAGCGTCGTAAGAAGATCCTCAAGCTAGCCAAAGGCTTCCGCGGAGCCGGCTCCAAGCTGTTCCGCACTGCCAACCAGCAGGTGATGAAGGCTCTGCGCAGCGCCTACCGGGATCGCCGGCGCAAGAAGCGGGATTTTCGCCGCCTGTGGATTGCCCGCATCAACGCGGCCACCCGCGCCCAGGGCCTGCGCTACAGCGAGTTCATCGACGGCCTCAAAAAAGGCAATATCCAACTGAACCGCAAAATGCTGGCCCGCTTGGCCTTCCTGGATCCAGAAGCCTTTACCCAAGTGGTGGAAGCAGCTCGCCAGGCCCGCGCCTCCTAA
- the purH gene encoding bifunctional phosphoribosylaminoimidazolecarboxamide formyltransferase/IMP cyclohydrolase yields the protein MSAQPFPPLALLSVSDKTGLIPLAQALVQEHGFQLLSSGGTAKALSEAGIPVTPVSEHTGAPEILGGRVKTLHPRIHGGILARLERREDRADLEALGIPPIQLVVVNFYPFEQTVARAGVSLEEAFEQIDIGGPTLARAAAKNYPHVTVLTDPSQYPQYLQLLSSPSSEAERLAFRFQCARRAFEQVLAYDRAIVDYLTRSELSRPSQAPAPATAAEQVFQLQGIPWQRLRYGENPHQAATWYVVDAAAPGWHRAKQLQGKELSYNNLLDLEAARALAAELSLGLANGPRPAVAVIVKHNNPCGVAVRPTLAAAFEAALAADPVSAFGGIVALNQTLDGEAARRLAEPFLECVVVPDCTPEAAEQLAAKKNLRLLVLPDFAVGPAQTVRTLAGGFLVQEADLAQGSDRRPSWRVVSERQPTPEEWADLEFAWTVCKHVKSNAIVVARQGQTLGIGAGQMNRVGAVEIALRQAGSQAAGAVLASDGFFPFADSVEAAARAGIRAIIQPGGSLRDADSIAAANAAGIAMVCTGIRHFLH from the coding sequence ATGTCTGCTCAGCCCTTCCCACCTTTGGCTCTCCTAAGTGTCTCCGATAAGACCGGCCTGATCCCGCTGGCCCAGGCCCTCGTGCAGGAGCACGGCTTTCAGCTGCTCAGCAGCGGAGGCACAGCCAAGGCGCTGTCAGAAGCTGGGATCCCGGTCACCCCTGTTTCGGAGCATACCGGCGCGCCGGAGATCTTGGGGGGACGGGTAAAAACGCTGCACCCCCGCATTCACGGGGGCATTCTGGCCCGCCTGGAGCGCCGCGAAGACCGGGCGGATCTGGAGGCGCTGGGGATCCCTCCCATCCAGTTGGTGGTGGTCAATTTCTATCCTTTCGAGCAGACGGTGGCCCGGGCAGGGGTGTCGCTGGAGGAGGCTTTTGAACAGATCGACATCGGCGGGCCGACGCTGGCGCGGGCGGCAGCCAAGAATTATCCCCACGTTACCGTGCTCACCGATCCCAGCCAGTACCCTCAGTATTTGCAATTGCTCTCTAGCCCCTCCAGCGAGGCGGAGCGGCTGGCCTTTCGCTTCCAGTGTGCCCGCCGCGCCTTCGAGCAGGTACTGGCCTACGACCGCGCCATTGTCGACTACCTAACTCGCTCAGAGCTGTCCCGCCCCTCTCAAGCTCCAGCTCCTGCAACCGCTGCCGAGCAGGTTTTTCAACTGCAAGGGATCCCTTGGCAACGCCTGCGCTACGGGGAAAATCCCCACCAAGCCGCCACCTGGTATGTGGTGGATGCGGCTGCTCCCGGCTGGCATCGGGCCAAACAGTTGCAGGGGAAGGAGCTCAGCTACAACAACCTGCTGGATCTAGAGGCGGCCCGCGCCCTGGCGGCAGAACTGAGCCTAGGGCTGGCCAACGGCCCTAGGCCAGCGGTGGCGGTGATTGTCAAGCACAACAACCCCTGTGGGGTAGCCGTTCGCCCAACTCTGGCTGCCGCTTTTGAGGCGGCTTTGGCCGCCGATCCCGTTTCCGCCTTCGGGGGCATTGTCGCCCTCAACCAAACCTTGGATGGGGAGGCTGCCCGGCGGCTGGCGGAGCCCTTTTTGGAATGCGTGGTTGTCCCGGACTGCACCCCCGAGGCGGCTGAGCAACTGGCAGCCAAAAAGAACTTGCGGCTTTTGGTTCTGCCGGACTTTGCGGTTGGGCCGGCCCAAACCGTTCGCACCCTGGCTGGGGGCTTCCTGGTGCAGGAGGCTGACTTGGCCCAGGGATCCGACCGCCGCCCGTCCTGGCGGGTGGTGAGCGAGCGCCAGCCGACACCGGAAGAGTGGGCGGATCTGGAGTTTGCCTGGACGGTCTGCAAACACGTGAAATCCAACGCCATCGTCGTTGCCCGGCAGGGGCAGACCCTCGGCATTGGCGCAGGCCAGATGAACCGGGTAGGCGCCGTCGAGATTGCCCTTCGCCAGGCCGGCTCGCAGGCAGCAGGAGCGGTTTTGGCCAGCGACGGCTTTTTCCCCTTTGCCGACAGTGTGGAGGCGGCAGCCCGTGCTGGGATCCGCGCCATCATCCAGCCGGGAGGCAGTCTCCGCGATGCCGATTCCATTGCTGCTGCCAATGCTGCTGGGATCGCCATGGTCTGCACTGGCATCCGTCACTTTTTGCACTAG
- a CDS encoding transporter substrate-binding domain-containing protein: MAAGLALACLGRGIPAAARPWPEIVRSGQVRIAVKDNLRPLGFRDPMGKLQGFEIELARELGSRLLGSAEAVELVPVANVKRLQAVAAGEVDLAIAQLGITPDRARQVEFTSPYYQDGPSLVVARSHNWERWSDVGGARIAVLRGSAAIPYLQRYLPGVELVAVDSYREGAELLLKGAVQAWAADRSVLAGWLAEHPQFQFLGSPLAAVGLGIALPKGLEHAELRLRVRRELENLRAEGWLAERARAWGLP, translated from the coding sequence ATGGCAGCCGGCCTGGCCTTGGCTTGCTTGGGGAGGGGGATCCCTGCGGCTGCCCGCCCCTGGCCAGAGATTGTGCGTTCGGGTCAGGTGCGAATTGCGGTCAAAGACAACCTGAGGCCGTTGGGCTTTCGCGATCCCATGGGCAAGCTGCAGGGGTTTGAGATCGAGCTGGCCCGCGAGCTGGGATCCCGGCTCTTGGGATCCGCGGAGGCGGTGGAGCTGGTGCCGGTAGCCAACGTGAAGCGGCTGCAGGCAGTGGCCGCTGGGGAGGTAGATCTGGCTATTGCCCAGCTTGGCATTACGCCGGATCGGGCGCGACAAGTGGAGTTTACCTCGCCCTACTATCAGGATGGCCCCAGCTTGGTTGTGGCCCGTTCCCACAACTGGGAAAGGTGGTCGGATGTGGGCGGCGCGCGGATTGCCGTCCTGCGCGGATCGGCTGCTATTCCTTACCTCCAGCGCTACCTCCCAGGGGTTGAGTTGGTGGCGGTGGATTCCTACCGGGAAGGGGCGGAATTGCTCCTAAAGGGAGCGGTGCAGGCCTGGGCAGCGGATCGCTCGGTGCTGGCCGGGTGGCTGGCGGAGCACCCCCAGTTTCAGTTTTTGGGATCCCCGTTGGCGGCGGTGGGGCTGGGCATTGCCCTGCCCAAGGGGCTGGAGCATGCTGAATTGCGGCTGCGGGTGCGCCGCGAGCTGGAGAACCTGCGCGCTGAGGGCTGGCTGGCGGAGCGGGCCAGAGCCTGGGGTCTGCCCTAG
- a CDS encoding AAA family ATPase — translation MADLSDFIQGIEQLIELAQKLDEKKNTGGLRTEVRIQARSLGSSIPPSGSIPRRRSAQTGDPSWSSEPQVMSTSGWREPPKADPTPEATVADPPGSPDTWPGPRLKDVGGLKEQLQALRELVEIPLKRPDLLAKLGLEPPRGVLLVGPPGTGKTLTARALAESLGVNYIALVGPELIGKYYGEAEARLRQVFEKAAKSAPCLVFIDEIDALVPNRAAVEGEVEKRLVAQMLGLMDGFVAQKGVVVLAATNRPEALDPALRRPGRFDREVIFKVPDREGRREILAIHTRGMPLAEDVDLDSLADQTLGFVGADLRGLCQAAAYAALRRQVPDLGSPIPDSLTVSAADFQQALQQVKPAVLRSVEIESPQVSWDQIGGLEQAKQVLQEAIEGSLLHPELYEQAQAQAPKGILLSGPPGTGKTLLAKAIASQAKANFIAVSGPELLSKWVGSSEQAVRELFARARQCAPCVIFIDEIDTLAPARGSYSGDSGVSDRVLGQLLAELDGIRPSQGVLVVAATNRKASLDPALTRAGRLELHLSVELPDRAARREILAVHNRRRPLGPDVDLEVWAERTEGWSGADLALLSNRAAIAAIRRHRATAAAVDPKALVIRQEDFAQAFAELQQQRQAT, via the coding sequence GTGGCGGATCTAAGCGACTTTATCCAGGGTATTGAGCAGCTCATCGAGCTAGCCCAGAAGCTGGACGAGAAAAAAAACACGGGGGGGCTGCGAACCGAAGTGCGCATCCAGGCCCGATCCCTGGGCAGCTCCATCCCCCCTTCTGGTTCTATCCCCCGCCGCCGCAGTGCCCAGACGGGGGATCCCTCCTGGAGCAGCGAGCCTCAGGTGATGTCCACGTCAGGCTGGCGCGAGCCGCCCAAGGCTGACCCTACGCCTGAGGCCACTGTCGCCGACCCCCCCGGCAGCCCAGACACCTGGCCGGGACCGCGCCTCAAGGATGTGGGGGGGTTGAAGGAACAACTGCAAGCTTTGCGGGAGCTGGTGGAGATCCCCCTCAAGCGGCCCGATCTGCTGGCCAAGTTGGGTTTGGAGCCGCCCCGTGGCGTGCTGTTGGTTGGCCCCCCTGGCACTGGCAAGACCCTGACGGCCCGCGCTTTGGCCGAGAGCCTGGGGGTGAACTACATTGCCCTCGTCGGCCCGGAGCTGATCGGCAAGTACTATGGGGAGGCGGAGGCGCGCCTGCGGCAGGTATTTGAAAAGGCGGCCAAGTCGGCCCCCTGTCTGGTGTTCATCGACGAAATCGACGCCCTTGTGCCCAACCGCGCCGCCGTCGAGGGAGAGGTGGAAAAGCGCCTGGTGGCTCAAATGCTGGGGCTGATGGACGGCTTTGTGGCCCAAAAAGGTGTTGTGGTGCTGGCGGCCACCAACCGGCCCGAGGCCCTGGATCCGGCGCTACGGCGACCGGGCCGCTTCGACCGCGAGGTCATTTTCAAGGTGCCGGATCGGGAGGGGCGGCGGGAGATCTTGGCCATCCACACCCGCGGCATGCCGCTGGCAGAAGATGTGGACTTGGACAGCCTGGCGGATCAGACGCTGGGCTTTGTGGGGGCAGATCTGCGCGGCCTGTGCCAGGCGGCAGCCTATGCGGCCTTGCGGCGGCAGGTGCCGGATCTGGGATCCCCCATCCCCGACTCCTTGACAGTTTCGGCGGCGGACTTTCAGCAGGCCCTGCAACAGGTGAAGCCGGCGGTGTTGCGCTCAGTGGAAATCGAGTCGCCCCAGGTGAGCTGGGATCAGATCGGCGGCCTGGAGCAGGCCAAGCAGGTTCTGCAGGAGGCCATCGAGGGATCCCTGCTGCACCCGGAGCTGTACGAGCAGGCCCAGGCGCAAGCGCCCAAAGGGATCCTCCTCAGCGGCCCTCCCGGCACCGGCAAGACCCTGCTGGCCAAGGCCATTGCCTCCCAGGCCAAGGCCAACTTCATTGCCGTCTCCGGCCCAGAGCTCTTGAGCAAGTGGGTGGGATCCTCCGAGCAGGCGGTGCGGGAACTCTTTGCCCGTGCCCGCCAGTGCGCTCCTTGCGTGATTTTCATCGACGAGATCGACACCCTGGCGCCGGCGCGGGGCAGTTACTCCGGGGATAGCGGCGTCAGCGACCGCGTCCTGGGCCAACTGCTGGCCGAACTGGATGGGATCCGCCCCAGCCAGGGAGTCTTGGTGGTGGCTGCCACCAATCGCAAAGCCAGTTTGGATCCCGCCCTCACCCGCGCTGGCCGGCTGGAGCTGCACCTAAGCGTGGAACTGCCGGACCGCGCCGCACGGCGGGAAATCCTGGCCGTGCACAACCGCAGGCGGCCCCTAGGGCCAGATGTGGATCTGGAGGTGTGGGCCGAGCGCACGGAAGGCTGGAGTGGGGCCGATCTGGCCCTGCTAAGTAACCGTGCTGCCATTGCTGCCATTCGCCGCCACCGCGCCACTGCCGCGGCAGTGGATCCCAAGGCTCTGGTCATCCGCCAGGAAGACTTTGCCCAGGCCTTTGCCGAGCTGCAGCAGCAGCGCCAGGCCACCTAG
- a CDS encoding class I SAM-dependent methyltransferase, translating into MQSRNAEQILEQVRQLYDLYPFPPQPIGTVPPPGWNWRWSWPQAYAFCTGSHPGRRKVRILDAGCGSGVGTEYIAHQNPEAEIWAFDLSGRALEIAKARCRASQAPPVQFCQLNVYDIDQLPGQFDFINCVGMLHHLPDPLAGLQALASKLAPGGILHLFVYGELGRHEIRLMQKAIRLLVAGSEHQPLASAEHLQQGLQVGRRLFRILPESNRIQQQERARWAVENVDDECFADMYLHPQEVDYNIETLFELIRASGLQFLRFSNPEFWRLERVLGQDEALLAQAAQLPEPERYRLIELLDPVVAHYELFLGKPPLPRWEWTSPEAVASAVAHLSPCLGLWPGRSIFNYAYEAISLSEEAFAFLQQVDGIRTVQALQDSLESPLGWPQLQQLLRWQVLLLEPREGCL; encoded by the coding sequence ATGCAGTCCCGCAACGCCGAACAGATCCTTGAGCAAGTGCGGCAGCTCTACGACCTCTACCCCTTCCCACCACAGCCCATCGGCACCGTTCCCCCGCCGGGGTGGAACTGGCGCTGGAGCTGGCCCCAGGCCTATGCTTTTTGCACCGGATCCCATCCGGGCCGGCGCAAGGTGCGCATCCTGGATGCCGGCTGCGGCTCTGGGGTAGGGACAGAATACATCGCCCACCAAAACCCGGAAGCGGAGATCTGGGCCTTTGACCTAAGCGGCCGCGCCCTGGAGATTGCCAAGGCCCGCTGCCGGGCTTCCCAGGCGCCGCCGGTGCAGTTTTGCCAGCTCAACGTTTACGACATCGACCAACTGCCGGGGCAGTTCGACTTCATCAACTGCGTGGGCATGCTCCACCACCTGCCGGATCCGCTGGCGGGGCTGCAGGCGCTGGCGAGCAAATTGGCCCCTGGCGGGATCCTGCATTTGTTTGTCTATGGCGAGCTGGGCCGCCACGAAATTCGCTTGATGCAAAAGGCCATCCGCCTACTGGTCGCCGGCTCCGAACACCAGCCCCTGGCTTCCGCAGAACACCTGCAACAAGGGCTACAGGTAGGCCGCCGCCTCTTCCGGATTTTGCCGGAGAGCAACCGCATCCAGCAGCAGGAACGCGCCCGCTGGGCCGTTGAGAACGTGGACGACGAATGCTTTGCCGACATGTACCTGCACCCGCAGGAAGTGGACTACAACATTGAGACCCTGTTTGAGCTGATCCGCGCCTCCGGGCTGCAGTTTTTGCGCTTTTCCAACCCGGAGTTCTGGCGGCTGGAACGGGTGTTGGGCCAGGATGAGGCCCTGCTGGCCCAGGCGGCTCAACTGCCAGAGCCGGAGCGCTACCGCCTGATCGAGCTGCTGGATCCGGTGGTGGCCCACTACGAGCTCTTCCTCGGCAAGCCTCCCCTCCCCCGCTGGGAATGGACTAGTCCGGAGGCGGTGGCCTCGGCTGTTGCCCACCTCAGCCCATGTCTAGGCCTGTGGCCGGGCCGGAGCATCTTCAACTACGCCTACGAGGCAATCTCCCTCAGCGAGGAAGCCTTCGCCTTCCTGCAGCAGGTGGACGGGATCCGCACCGTCCAAGCCCTTCAAGACAGCCTGGAGTCTCCCCTGGGCTGGCCGCAGTTGCAGCAGTTGCTGCGCTGGCAAGTGCTGCTCTTGGAGCCACGGGAGGGCTGTCTTTGA
- a CDS encoding phycobiliprotein lyase, whose protein sequence is MTVMEFFALSAGEWMCQRTSHHLAFRRSEGGRSRMQIATLSPADPAVIQVCELFKVDPRRAVGAARVQWNGEQEWDNEEYKGDVVLVPIPDPDNPMRGQLLRDQGYAEKVPVAGTYVMGSDGALTLYTEYEMTESEERIWFASPNLRLRASTVKRFGGFSMASFCSEVRKLSASPSPISAVAESRSL, encoded by the coding sequence ATGACCGTAATGGAGTTTTTTGCCCTCAGCGCTGGCGAGTGGATGTGTCAGCGTACCAGCCATCACTTGGCCTTTCGCCGCTCTGAGGGGGGGAGATCGCGGATGCAAATTGCTACCCTTTCGCCCGCCGATCCGGCAGTTATCCAGGTTTGTGAGCTGTTCAAGGTGGATCCACGGCGGGCCGTGGGGGCGGCGCGAGTGCAGTGGAATGGGGAGCAGGAGTGGGACAACGAAGAGTACAAAGGCGATGTGGTGCTGGTTCCCATTCCCGATCCCGACAACCCCATGCGGGGGCAACTGTTGCGGGATCAGGGCTATGCCGAGAAAGTGCCGGTGGCCGGCACCTACGTCATGGGATCGGACGGCGCCCTCACCCTCTACACCGAGTACGAGATGACCGAGTCGGAGGAGCGCATCTGGTTTGCCAGCCCCAACCTGCGCCTGCGGGCCAGCACCGTCAAGCGCTTCGGCGGCTTCAGCATGGCCTCTTTCTGCTCCGAGGTGCGCAAGCTCTCCGCCAGCCCTTCCCCCATCTCGGCTGTGGCTGAATCCCGCTCTCTCTAG
- a CDS encoding HNH endonuclease, with the protein MTAATHVLEQSIVVFSQNYLPISRVNIRRAIVLLLTGKAEPLAMMNVPVWKVRSPSQVIEVPEHIRLTIKGKERAWRVPPVNRREVLRRDHHTCQYCGSTHNLTLDHVVPLSRGGSHTWDNVVTACERCNQRKGNRTPEEAGMVLRSKPRAPLHPTVAFAEQFWREQQSRQEPIYGYSAS; encoded by the coding sequence ATGACTGCTGCTACCCACGTCCTGGAACAGTCGATCGTTGTCTTCTCCCAAAACTACTTGCCCATTAGCCGGGTCAACATTAGGCGGGCGATTGTGCTGCTGCTGACGGGCAAGGCAGAGCCGCTGGCGATGATGAATGTGCCGGTATGGAAAGTGCGCTCCCCCAGCCAGGTGATCGAGGTGCCCGAGCACATCCGCCTGACCATCAAGGGCAAAGAGCGGGCCTGGCGAGTGCCCCCTGTTAACCGGCGGGAGGTTCTGCGGCGGGATCACCACACCTGTCAGTACTGTGGCAGCACCCACAACCTAACCCTGGATCATGTCGTGCCTCTTTCTCGCGGGGGATCCCACACTTGGGACAATGTGGTGACTGCCTGCGAGCGCTGCAACCAGCGCAAGGGCAACCGCACGCCCGAAGAGGCGGGCATGGTTCTGCGCAGCAAACCCCGCGCCCCCCTCCACCCGACGGTGGCTTTTGCCGAGCAGTTTTGGCGCGAACAGCAGAGCCGGCAAGAGCCAATCTACGGCTACAGCGCAAGTTAG
- the rpmI gene encoding 50S ribosomal protein L35 has product MPKIKTRKAAAKRFRLTGSGKFMRRRAGHNHLLEHKTSNRKRKLAGVALVSKQDLANVRLMLPNTH; this is encoded by the coding sequence ATGCCCAAAATCAAAACTCGCAAGGCAGCCGCCAAGCGCTTTCGCCTCACCGGCAGCGGCAAGTTTATGCGCCGCCGGGCCGGGCACAACCACCTACTTGAGCACAAAACCAGCAACCGTAAGCGCAAGCTGGCGGGTGTAGCCCTGGTAAGCAAGCAGGATCTGGCCAATGTGCGCCTGATGCTGCCCAACACCCACTAG
- a CDS encoding MotA/TolQ/ExbB proton channel family protein, which produces MQGWYYSIPLLTFSVFSVACCIERALFWWKVTHRQEEVVRQALSQYRRNPRAAQYLLEQNADLPIARIFLAGLELNEASPEDFKLALETALAAEVPLLKRFNTVFDTVITVAPFLGLLGTVTGIIQILSSIQLGDIGGTDTQGVGQGIAEALYSTAFGLIVAIPTLLISNVFRSLYLRQLSKIQEYGGELELLHRQRQEMQAQQLSQYSYAKPSPSGSSTLPPYSPLEPS; this is translated from the coding sequence ATCCAGGGTTGGTACTATTCCATCCCCCTGTTGACGTTCTCAGTCTTCTCGGTGGCCTGTTGCATCGAGCGGGCCTTGTTTTGGTGGAAAGTCACCCACCGGCAGGAGGAGGTGGTGCGGCAAGCCCTGAGCCAGTACCGCCGCAACCCACGCGCTGCCCAGTACCTGCTGGAGCAAAATGCGGATCTCCCCATTGCCCGCATCTTTTTGGCCGGCCTGGAGCTGAACGAAGCCAGCCCCGAAGATTTTAAGCTGGCCCTGGAGACAGCCTTGGCGGCAGAGGTGCCCCTGCTGAAGCGCTTCAATACGGTCTTCGACACCGTCATTACCGTTGCCCCCTTCCTGGGCCTGCTGGGCACCGTTACCGGCATCATCCAGATCCTCAGCTCCATCCAACTGGGGGATATCGGCGGCACCGATACGCAAGGGGTAGGGCAGGGGATCGCCGAAGCCCTCTACTCGACCGCTTTTGGGCTGATCGTGGCCATTCCCACTTTGCTAATCTCCAACGTCTTCCGCTCTCTGTACCTGCGGCAGCTCTCCAAGATCCAGGAGTACGGCGGCGAGCTGGAGTTGCTGCATCGCCAGCGGCAAGAGATGCAAGCCCAACAGCTTTCCCAGTATTCTTACGCCAAGCCCAGCCCCAGCGGCAGCTCCACTCTTCCTCCCTACTCCCCCCTTGAGCCCTCCTAG
- the glcD gene encoding glycolate oxidase subunit GlcD gives MAVRSSHPLQAGLTFDWLKLRAELKKILDPRRVISRPEELLVYECDGLTSYRQRPALVVLPRTTEEVAQVVKLCSRYQVPFVARGSGTGLSGGALPLENSVVIATTLMKQILEIDLDNRCMVVQPGVINAWITQAVAAQGYFYAPDPSSQSVCSIGGNVAENSGGVHCLKYGVTANHILGLTVVLPDGEVVRWGGKIPEMPGYDWVGLFVGSEGTLGIATEITLRLLKAPAQVQVLLADFDSVEAAGATVSDIIAAGIIPAGLEIMDNFSINAVEDVVQLGCYPRDAAAILLVEVDGLELEVEEASQQVKALCLKNGARQVQVASSPEERARLWKGRKAAFAAMGKLSPNYYVQDGVIPRSQLAYVLKEIERLSRQYGYPVANVFHAGDGNLHPLILYDESVPGSLEQVEKLGGEILKLCVRLGGSISGEHGIGADKRCYMLEMFTPTDLESMQWVRQVFDPQRLANPDKILPTPRTCGEAAHAHRQPEWQGIPVF, from the coding sequence ATGGCTGTTCGCTCCTCTCACCCGTTGCAAGCTGGCCTCACCTTCGATTGGCTCAAACTGAGGGCTGAGCTCAAAAAAATTCTCGATCCCCGGCGGGTGATCAGCAGGCCGGAGGAGCTGCTGGTTTACGAGTGCGACGGGCTGACCAGCTACCGGCAAAGGCCGGCTCTGGTGGTGTTGCCGCGCACCACGGAGGAGGTGGCGCAGGTGGTGAAGCTGTGCAGCCGCTACCAGGTGCCCTTCGTGGCGCGGGGATCCGGCACCGGCCTTTCGGGAGGGGCGCTGCCGCTGGAAAATAGCGTCGTCATCGCCACCACCCTGATGAAACAGATCCTGGAGATTGACCTAGACAACCGCTGCATGGTGGTGCAGCCGGGAGTAATCAACGCCTGGATTACCCAAGCGGTGGCCGCCCAGGGCTACTTTTATGCGCCGGATCCCTCCAGCCAGTCGGTTTGCTCCATCGGCGGCAATGTGGCGGAAAACTCCGGCGGCGTCCACTGTCTCAAGTACGGGGTGACGGCCAACCACATCCTCGGCCTGACGGTGGTGCTGCCGGATGGGGAAGTGGTGCGCTGGGGGGGCAAGATCCCGGAGATGCCCGGCTACGACTGGGTGGGCCTGTTCGTCGGCTCCGAGGGCACTCTGGGCATTGCTACCGAGATTACCCTGCGCTTGCTCAAGGCGCCGGCCCAGGTGCAGGTTTTGCTGGCGGATTTTGACAGCGTCGAGGCGGCAGGAGCCACCGTTTCCGACATCATCGCCGCCGGGATCATCCCCGCCGGCCTGGAGATCATGGACAACTTCAGCATCAATGCTGTGGAGGATGTGGTGCAGTTGGGCTGCTACCCACGGGATGCGGCGGCCATCTTGCTGGTGGAGGTGGACGGCCTGGAGCTGGAGGTGGAGGAAGCCAGCCAGCAGGTAAAGGCCCTGTGCCTGAAAAACGGGGCGCGCCAGGTGCAAGTTGCCTCCAGCCCAGAAGAGCGGGCGCGTCTGTGGAAGGGGCGCAAGGCGGCCTTTGCCGCCATGGGCAAGCTCAGCCCCAACTACTACGTCCAGGATGGGGTGATCCCCCGCAGCCAGCTAGCCTATGTCCTCAAAGAAATCGAGCGCCTCAGCCGCCAGTACGGCTACCCGGTGGCCAATGTGTTCCACGCCGGCGACGGCAACCTCCATCCGCTGATTCTCTACGACGAGTCGGTGCCGGGATCCCTGGAGCAGGTGGAGAAGCTGGGGGGCGAGATCCTCAAGCTCTGCGTGCGTCTGGGGGGCAGCATTTCTGGCGAGCACGGCATCGGGGCCGACAAGCGCTGCTACATGCTGGAGATGTTTACGCCCACAGACTTGGAGAGCATGCAGTGGGTGCGGCAGGTGTTCGACCCGCAGCGCCTCGCCAACCCCGACAAGATCCTTCCCACTCCCCGCACCTGCGGCGAGGCGGCCCACGCCCACCGGCAGCCGGAATGGCAAGGGATCCCGGTCTTCTAG
- a CDS encoding ExbD/TolR family protein, giving the protein MRIPEENFRSGEINIVPLIDVIFSILVFFVIASLVLTRSEALDVNLPEASTAEARRQPDVTVSITAEGQIAVNRKAIANLAALIPEVERVLAEKPAEGRRLVVINADLALSHGKVVEVMDTLQRLPNVSLAIAARRPANNR; this is encoded by the coding sequence ATGCGCATCCCCGAAGAAAACTTTCGATCCGGCGAGATCAACATCGTGCCCCTGATCGATGTCATCTTCTCGATCTTGGTGTTTTTCGTCATCGCCAGCCTGGTGCTTACCCGCTCGGAGGCCCTCGATGTCAATTTGCCAGAGGCCTCCACAGCCGAAGCCCGCCGCCAGCCAGACGTTACGGTGAGCATCACCGCTGAAGGCCAAATTGCCGTCAACCGCAAGGCGATTGCCAATCTTGCCGCCCTGATCCCAGAGGTGGAACGCGTCCTGGCCGAGAAGCCGGCTGAAGGGCGCCGCCTGGTGGTGATCAACGCCGATTTGGCTCTCTCCCACGGCAAGGTGGTGGAGGTGATGGATACCCTGCAGCGACTGCCCAACGTCAGCCTGGCCATCGCTGCCCGCCGCCCTGCCAATAACCGTTGA